One Struthio camelus isolate bStrCam1 chromosome 28, bStrCam1.hap1, whole genome shotgun sequence genomic region harbors:
- the LOC138062575 gene encoding maestro heat-like repeat-containing protein family member 7 isoform X2: MDEEVLPLVQSYVQSESLEMCRLAFRGLVTLLKRPKMKRRMQSLLPDSMEWLQHACREVCVGSLMLLRNILSYLEQKGSNPIVLQLAKKLLPRFDDEDSRVRELSILLFKDLLEIVVGKNKWNLKQHAQRSLVPLFLHVSDKVQRVAQASQEALVSAAQFLKWEELKQLARRAETWKIGEYVLLRDRSRAEQHLCLSLPYLENPDASLREAAVRFIGLIGQQVKKRRKEKVQEMCTALQPLENDAEPLVRCLVSQTIMNLRVPRRASRFHLGALCPWLQRAWVRWHPPARR; encoded by the exons atggatgaggaggtcctgccactcgtccagagttatgtgcagagtgagagcctggagatgtgcagactggcgttcagaggcctcgtgactctGTTGaagagacccaagatg aaaaggagaatgcagagcctgctcccagacagcatggagtggctgcagcatgcttgcagggaagtgtgtgtgggaagcctgatgctgctgagaaacatcctcagctacctggaacagaagggctccaacccgattgttctgcagctggccaagAAGCTTCTGCcacgctttgatgac gaagacagcagagtgcgagagctctccatcctcctcttcaaagacctgctggagattgtggtggggaagaacaaatggaacctgaagcagcatgcacagaggagcctggtgccgctcttcctccacgtgagtgacaaggtgcagagagtggcccag gcctctcaggaagccctggtcagtgctgcacagttcctgaagtgggaggagctcaagcagctggccagaagagcggagacgtggaagatcggggagtacgtg ctgctgagggacaggagcagagcagagcaacacctgtgcctgagcctgccatacctggagaacccggacgcatccttgcgggaggcagctgtgaggttcattg ggctcatcgggcagcaagtgaagaagcggagaaaggagaaggtgcaggagatgtgcactg ccctccagcccctggaaaatgatgctgaacctttagtccgttgcctggtgtcacagaccatcatgaacctgagggtgccaaggagagcatcaagattccacctcggagcactgtgtccctggctccagagagcatgggtgaggtggcaccctcccgccaggaggtGA
- the LOC138062575 gene encoding maestro heat-like repeat-containing protein family member 7 isoform X1, whose product MMTDAGFLMARCGRARAVLHDEMPLAAGAACQALPWPALPCAGGTWLERAERCQRRFACSPEAQHCLLASDRAMRGAPSHLRCWIFHQLARLLRREDQFHQLPVMAFFVELLECPDLADMDEEVLPLVQSYVQSESLEMCRLAFRGLVTLLKRPKMKRRMQSLLPDSMEWLQHACREVCVGSLMLLRNILSYLEQKGSNPIVLQLAKKLLPRFDDEDSRVRELSILLFKDLLEIVVGKNKWNLKQHAQRSLVPLFLHASQEALVSAAQFLKWEELKQLARRAETWKIGEYVLLRDRSRAEQHLCLSLPYLENPDASLREAAVRFIGLIGQQVKKRRKEKVQEMCTALQPLENDAEPLVRCLVSQTIMNLRVPRRASRFHLGALCPWLQRAWVRWHPPARR is encoded by the exons atgatgactgacgctggctttctaatggcaaggtgtggtagggcaagagcagtgctccatgatgaaatgccgctggctgcaggagctgcgtgccaagcactgccttggcctgccttgccctgtgctggagGGACATGGCTCGAGAGGGCAgagagatgccagaggaggtttgcctgctcacctgaggcccagcactgccttcttgcctctgacagagcgatGAGGGGGGCTCCCAGTCACCTGCGTTGCTGGATCTTCCACCAGCTGGCAAGGcttctgaggagggaggaccagtttcatcagctgcccgtcatggctttctttgtcgag ctgctggaatgccctgaccttgctgacatggatgaggaggtcctgccactcgtccagagttatgtgcagagtgagagcctggagatgtgcagactggcgttcagaggcctcgtgactctGTTGaagagacccaagatg aaaaggagaatgcagagcctgctcccagacagcatggagtggctgcagcatgcttgcagggaagtgtgtgtgggaagcctgatgctgctgagaaacatcctcagctacctggaacagaagggctccaacccgattgttctgcagctggccaagAAGCTTCTGCcacgctttgatgac gaagacagcagagtgcgagagctctccatcctcctcttcaaagacctgctggagattgtggtggggaagaacaaatggaacctgaagcagcatgcacagaggagcctggtgccgctcttcctccac gcctctcaggaagccctggtcagtgctgcacagttcctgaagtgggaggagctcaagcagctggccagaagagcggagacgtggaagatcggggagtacgtg ctgctgagggacaggagcagagcagagcaacacctgtgcctgagcctgccatacctggagaacccggacgcatccttgcgggaggcagctgtgaggttcattg ggctcatcgggcagcaagtgaagaagcggagaaaggagaaggtgcaggagatgtgcactg ccctccagcccctggaaaatgatgctgaacctttagtccgttgcctggtgtcacagaccatcatgaacctgagggtgccaaggagagcatcaagattccacctcggagcactgtgtccctggctccagagagcatgggtgaggtggcaccctcccgccaggaggtGA